From the genome of Leishmania infantum JPCM5 genome chromosome 34, one region includes:
- a CDS encoding putative amastin-like surface protein has translation MQYIASTVFYAVIQFIAFLLVLVGTPLDVFRGNDPPFFERHFCITLWGGKINCSDTSYLFTSDEIWDDCPGRRDRFRAAQALAVISIFLYGAAFVLGVLLLFCCSIFRWVCLVLNIVGIFTLGIVWASMVVTYYKDEGESCPNLNSDFIYGSGFYLFLVAWCLDIINIAVLLLPCQERGSAASEKSELEEEHEPEAVRMQEPTQQEGEEMK, from the coding sequence ATGCAATACATAGCGAGCACTGTTTTCTACGCCGTCATTCAGTTCATCGCGTTCCTGTTGGTGCTGGTGGGTACGCCGCTCGACGTGTTTCGCGGCAATGATCCGCCGTTTTTTGAGCGGCATTTCTGCATCACCTTATGGGGCGGGAAGATAAATTGTTCTGACACCTCGTATCTCTTCACGTCGGACGAGATATGGGATGACTGCCCgggccgccgcgaccgcttCCGCGCTGCTCAGGCGTTGGCTGTCATCTCCATCTTTCTGTACGGCGCGGCGTTCGTCTTGGGCGTCCTTCTGCTGTTCTGCTGCTCGATCTTCCGCTGGGTGTGCCTGGTTCTCAACATCGTTGGCATCTTCACGTTGGGCATTGTCTGGGCGTCCATGGTGGTGACCTACTACAAGGATGAAGGCGAATCGTGCCCGAATCTTAACAGTGATTTCATCTATGGCAGTGGCTTCTACCTCTTCTTGGTGGCCTGGTGCCTGGATATCATCAACATCGCCGTCTTGCTGCTCCCGTGCCAGGAGAGGGGTTCTGCCGCGAGTGAAAAGTCCGAGCTTGAGGAGGAGCATGAgccggaggcggtgcggaTGCAGGAGCCGACACAGcaggaaggggaggaaaTGAAGTGA